AGGCATTTCGGCAGGCCATTCTGGACGTGGAGAACCTGCGCGAGCGGCTGCGCGACCTGCGCGCCGAGCAGGCCGAGGCCCGGCGGCGCTACTGGCAGCAGGTGGGCCCGGCGGCCGCCACGGTGGTGGCCGCGCGGCGCAGTCTGTTTCCGCCGCTGGAGGGGGCGTTGCTGCTGGGCTACTTCAGCCGCCTGGAAGAGCAGCAGATTACGGACCTGATTCTGGGCAATGCGCGGGCGCTGGAAGACCGGTTTGGCGAGGACGAGGACGCCATCATCCGCAAGTATGCCCCCCACGGACGGACGGCCGCGGCCACTGCCGACGCCGCTGAGCCAACGCCGGGCAAAGCCAAAGCAGAGCCAGAATACATCCCCGACCCCACCCTGCCGCCCCACGAGCAGGCCGCGGCCGCCGCCCGGGCCCGCCGCAAAAACAAGGCCCAGCGCAAGCAGGAAGAAGCCGCACAGGCCGACCAGAAGCAGTTGGAGTCCAACGCTAAAACCATCTACCGTCAGCTGGCCCGCACCCACCACCCCGACCTGGAGCGCGACCCCGAAAAGCAAGCCCACAAAACGGCCCAGATGCAGCGCATCACCGAAGCCTACGAGGCCGACGACCTTTACGCCCTGTTGCAGTTGCTGGCCGAATCGGGCCCAGCTGATGCCGAGGCCGACGACGTGCTGACCCGCTACACCCGCGCCCTGCT
This DNA window, taken from Hymenobacter sp. 5317J-9, encodes the following:
- a CDS encoding J domain-containing protein gives rise to the protein MKKSDSAHPAPITVPVRVEETPAGTPAQQAFRQAILDVENLRERLRDLRAEQAEARRRYWQQVGPAAATVVAARRSLFPPLEGALLLGYFSRLEEQQITDLILGNARALEDRFGEDEDAIIRKYAPHGRTAAATADAAEPTPGKAKAEPEYIPDPTLPPHEQAAAAARARRKNKAQRKQEEAAQADQKQLESNAKTIYRQLARTHHPDLERDPEKQAHKTAQMQRITEAYEADDLYALLQLLAESGPADAEADDVLTRYTRALLQQQAQLKQAMNELKYGPNGFVTGSGKKQELELRQLKRDLRAEAEYVQHVARLIGEAEGLRDVLRQLATEGVDAL